Proteins co-encoded in one Nicotiana sylvestris chromosome 7, ASM39365v2, whole genome shotgun sequence genomic window:
- the LOC104249091 gene encoding uncharacterized protein isoform X1, giving the protein MEGSNQDQQLNAAVAEEEEVEESSDDCTSEDEGTDDYRRGGYHAVRIGDSFKGGRYVVQRKLGWGHFSTVWLAWDSLMSQFVALKVQKSAQHYTEAAMDEITILKQIAECDLDDKKCVVKLLDHFKHSGPNGQHVCMVFEYLGDNLLTLLKYTDYHGLPIHMVKELCYHVLVGLDYLHRQLSIIHTDLKPENVLLCSTIDPSKDPRKSGKPLILPNHKDKITLESGALNGYVTSNGNLTKNHSKKIRRKAKQAAQCYVDDQLDSSINVNRLSNADAATASGKECEGPKRGSRSTRRKLLEGVDLKCKVVDFGSACWTYKQFTNDIQTRQYRCPEVILGSKYSTSADLWSFACICFELATGDVLFDPHSGDNFDRDEDHLALMMELLGMMPRKIALGGCYSRELFNRHGDLRHIRRLRFWPLKKVLIEKYEFSEQDAKDMADFLVPILDFVPEKRPTAAQCLLHPWINTGPHLLEPSLPDTQSKAMEIVQTKKQNEETEAMEVGMGKIAINKDMRSFRSYSVKF; this is encoded by the exons ATGGAGGGGAGTAATCAAGATCAGCAGCTGAACGCGGCGGTGGCGGAGGAGGAGGAAGTGGAGGAGAGTAGTGATGATTGTACTTCGGAAGATGAAGGGACTGATGATTACAGGAGGGGAGGTTACCATGCCGTTCGAATAGGGGATAGTTTCAAAGGAGGTCGGTATGTTGTTCAAAGGAAACTTGGTTGGGGTCACTTCTCTACTGTTTGGTTGGCTTGGGATTCTCTCATGTCC CAATTTGTAGCATTGAAAGTACAAAAGAGTGCGCAGCATTACACGGAGGCAGCAATGGATGAGATCACTATTCTAAAGCAGATTGCGGAATGTGATCTGGATGATAAAAAATGTGTTGTGAAGTTATTGGATCATTTTAAGCACTCAGGTCCAAATGGGCAACATGTGTGTATGGTTTTTGAGTATTTGGGCGACAATCTCTTGACACTTCTTAAGTATACTGATTATCACGGGCTGCCTATTCATATGGTTAAAGAGCTCTGTTATCATGTTTTAGTCGGATTGGATTATTTGCATCGACAGCTATCTATCATACACACTGATTTGAAACCAGAGAATGTACTGCTCTGTTCCACAATTGACCCGTCTAAGGATCCCAGAAAATCTGGAAAACCTCTTATACTTCCTAATCACAAGGATAAGATCACGCTGGAGTCGGGGGCTCTTAATGGTTATGTAACGTCAAATGGAAATTTGACGAAGAACCATAGTAAGAAGATTAGAAGAAAGGCCAAACAAGCAGCTCAATGTTATGTGGATGATCAGCTTGATTCTTCTATAAATGTTAATAGATTGTCAAATGCTGATGCTGCAACAGCCAGTGGGAAAGAATGCGAGGGTCCTAAGAGAGGAAGCCGTTCAACGAGGAGGAAGCTGTTAGAGGGTGTTGACCTGAAGTGCAAAGTGGTTGACTTTGGGAGTGCTTGTTGGACATACAAACAGTTTACAAATGATATTCAAACTAGACAGTACAGGTGTCCTGAAGTCATCCTCGGATCTAAATATTCAACCTCAGCAGATCTTTGGTCCTTTGCTTGCATTTGTTTTGAGCTTGCAACTGGTGACGTGTTATTTGATCCTCACAGTGGTGACAACTTTGACAGAGATGAG GACCACTTAGCACTAATGATGGAGCTTCTAGGAATGATGCCACGGAAA ATTGCCTTGGGTGGTTGTTATTCACGTGAGTTGTTCAATAGACATGGTGATTTGAGGCACATCAGACGGTTGCGCTTTTGGCCCTTGAAAAAGGTTCTGATAGAGAAGTATGAATTCAGTGAGCAAGACGCAAAGGACATGGCTGATTTCCTGGTCCCGATACTTGATTTTGTCCCAGAGAAACGGCCTACTGCAGCTCAGTGCCTTCTTCATCCGTGGATCAACACTGGTCCACACTTGTTAGAACCTTCCTTGCCCGATACACAATCTAAAGCTATGGAGATTGTCCAAACCAAGAAACAGAATGAAGAAACGGAGGCAATGGAGGTCGGAATGGGGAAAATTGCTATCAACAAGGACATGAGAAGTTTCAGAAGTTACTCAGTCAAATTCTGA
- the LOC104249091 gene encoding protein kinase dsk1-like isoform X2 → MDEITILKQIAECDLDDKKCVVKLLDHFKHSGPNGQHVCMVFEYLGDNLLTLLKYTDYHGLPIHMVKELCYHVLVGLDYLHRQLSIIHTDLKPENVLLCSTIDPSKDPRKSGKPLILPNHKDKITLESGALNGYVTSNGNLTKNHSKKIRRKAKQAAQCYVDDQLDSSINVNRLSNADAATASGKECEGPKRGSRSTRRKLLEGVDLKCKVVDFGSACWTYKQFTNDIQTRQYRCPEVILGSKYSTSADLWSFACICFELATGDVLFDPHSGDNFDRDEDHLALMMELLGMMPRKIALGGCYSRELFNRHGDLRHIRRLRFWPLKKVLIEKYEFSEQDAKDMADFLVPILDFVPEKRPTAAQCLLHPWINTGPHLLEPSLPDTQSKAMEIVQTKKQNEETEAMEVGMGKIAINKDMRSFRSYSVKF, encoded by the exons ATGGATGAGATCACTATTCTAAAGCAGATTGCGGAATGTGATCTGGATGATAAAAAATGTGTTGTGAAGTTATTGGATCATTTTAAGCACTCAGGTCCAAATGGGCAACATGTGTGTATGGTTTTTGAGTATTTGGGCGACAATCTCTTGACACTTCTTAAGTATACTGATTATCACGGGCTGCCTATTCATATGGTTAAAGAGCTCTGTTATCATGTTTTAGTCGGATTGGATTATTTGCATCGACAGCTATCTATCATACACACTGATTTGAAACCAGAGAATGTACTGCTCTGTTCCACAATTGACCCGTCTAAGGATCCCAGAAAATCTGGAAAACCTCTTATACTTCCTAATCACAAGGATAAGATCACGCTGGAGTCGGGGGCTCTTAATGGTTATGTAACGTCAAATGGAAATTTGACGAAGAACCATAGTAAGAAGATTAGAAGAAAGGCCAAACAAGCAGCTCAATGTTATGTGGATGATCAGCTTGATTCTTCTATAAATGTTAATAGATTGTCAAATGCTGATGCTGCAACAGCCAGTGGGAAAGAATGCGAGGGTCCTAAGAGAGGAAGCCGTTCAACGAGGAGGAAGCTGTTAGAGGGTGTTGACCTGAAGTGCAAAGTGGTTGACTTTGGGAGTGCTTGTTGGACATACAAACAGTTTACAAATGATATTCAAACTAGACAGTACAGGTGTCCTGAAGTCATCCTCGGATCTAAATATTCAACCTCAGCAGATCTTTGGTCCTTTGCTTGCATTTGTTTTGAGCTTGCAACTGGTGACGTGTTATTTGATCCTCACAGTGGTGACAACTTTGACAGAGATGAG GACCACTTAGCACTAATGATGGAGCTTCTAGGAATGATGCCACGGAAA ATTGCCTTGGGTGGTTGTTATTCACGTGAGTTGTTCAATAGACATGGTGATTTGAGGCACATCAGACGGTTGCGCTTTTGGCCCTTGAAAAAGGTTCTGATAGAGAAGTATGAATTCAGTGAGCAAGACGCAAAGGACATGGCTGATTTCCTGGTCCCGATACTTGATTTTGTCCCAGAGAAACGGCCTACTGCAGCTCAGTGCCTTCTTCATCCGTGGATCAACACTGGTCCACACTTGTTAGAACCTTCCTTGCCCGATACACAATCTAAAGCTATGGAGATTGTCCAAACCAAGAAACAGAATGAAGAAACGGAGGCAATGGAGGTCGGAATGGGGAAAATTGCTATCAACAAGGACATGAGAAGTTTCAGAAGTTACTCAGTCAAATTCTGA